Proteins co-encoded in one Kocuria flava genomic window:
- a CDS encoding WecB/TagA/CpsF family glycosyltransferase, with protein sequence MDHPSFYVAGIEVKATSPSEATNFVVKSALSDSSSAVHFINAYTISLAATDVNLKQILNSATANYPDGKPLSWIGRLRGINANQVRGPETFENVLDQGRVKGLRHFLLGGSPDTLASLATAITEKYEGVHIVGTYSPPFRKLSQAELDEQDELIRDSGANIVWVGLGTPKQDYETARLARSVPITAAAVGAAFDFTAGTKQMAPAWISKAGFEWLYRFITEPRRLWKRYTIGNAKFLYFAARNWNSDEKP encoded by the coding sequence GTGGATCACCCGTCATTTTACGTCGCTGGAATCGAAGTTAAGGCAACATCGCCGTCGGAAGCAACTAACTTTGTCGTAAAGAGCGCTCTAAGCGATAGCAGCTCCGCGGTACATTTTATAAACGCTTATACCATTTCACTGGCAGCAACAGACGTAAACCTGAAACAGATTCTCAATTCTGCTACAGCCAATTACCCTGATGGCAAACCACTTAGCTGGATCGGGCGCCTTCGTGGAATAAACGCAAATCAGGTGCGAGGCCCGGAAACTTTTGAGAACGTGCTAGATCAAGGCCGAGTCAAAGGTCTCCGTCATTTTCTACTCGGGGGATCGCCCGATACGCTTGCATCATTAGCAACTGCGATCACGGAAAAGTATGAGGGTGTCCATATTGTAGGCACATACAGTCCACCATTTAGGAAGCTTTCACAAGCGGAACTAGATGAGCAGGATGAACTAATTAGAGACAGCGGAGCCAACATCGTATGGGTCGGCCTTGGAACACCCAAACAGGATTATGAGACAGCTCGTTTAGCTAGATCCGTGCCGATCACCGCAGCCGCAGTCGGTGCCGCTTTCGACTTCACAGCAGGTACAAAGCAGATGGCGCCGGCTTGGATATCTAAGGCTGGATTTGAATGGCTTTATCGATTTATCACTGAGCCAAGACGACTCTGGAAACGGTATACAATCGGAAACGCCAAATTCCTGTATTTTGCCGCGCGAAACTGGAATAGTGATGAAAAGCCTTAA
- a CDS encoding acyltransferase, with translation MKSLKSRILKKLAIRNNVVAGSNFHVGPGTVIWAPRSLDIGNDVYIGKNVTIEVDGKIGDGSLIANTVGIVGRRDHDMRAIGVTVRRSPWVGEDPHRLSDFTIIGSDVWIGYGAIILSGVRLGDSCVVAAGAIVTNDVPSNTIVAGTPARIVGARYESEDFKKHWQILESKGIKPMQDGI, from the coding sequence ATGAAAAGCCTTAAAAGTCGTATCCTGAAAAAACTAGCCATCAGAAACAACGTAGTTGCCGGAAGTAATTTCCACGTCGGACCCGGAACGGTGATATGGGCACCCCGCAGTCTTGACATAGGAAATGATGTATACATTGGAAAAAATGTAACTATAGAGGTCGACGGCAAAATAGGTGACGGGTCTCTTATTGCCAATACTGTTGGGATCGTTGGCCGTCGTGACCATGACATGCGGGCGATCGGTGTTACTGTCCGTCGTTCGCCCTGGGTCGGTGAAGATCCGCATAGATTGAGTGATTTCACGATAATCGGATCTGATGTGTGGATCGGTTACGGAGCAATTATTCTTTCTGGAGTTAGATTGGGAGATAGTTGTGTAGTGGCGGCTGGCGCAATCGTGACTAATGATGTGCCGAGTAATACAATCGTTGCTGGAACGCCAGCACGTATTGTCGGGGCACGTTATGAATCCGAGGACTTTAAGAAACATTGGCAGATATTAGAAAGTAAAGGAATAAAGCCGATGCAGGACGGAATCTGA
- a CDS encoding glycosyltransferase family 4 protein, with amino-acid sequence MRIAIIHPWFPQYRREFFALLREKSLENGFFVDIYYGAAPPEVAARDDAVADVSATELPTKYFSVGTRSIGYKSLREVRKAGGYELVIVEQAVRNLETYALLINPLSRHLAFWGHGRTYTKSVGKCQERLKTLLTNRSDWFFSYTEGGAAAVAGHGFPSSSVTVVNNSIDTRSLQKSIADVRSRDVEVYKKTIGAHGRLGLFMGGLDQSKRIDFLIAAAARVAEQIPHFKLVIAGRGIEERVVAKAAEENEFIVYAGPLAGKQKALAMGASDVLMMPGRVGLVAVDSFAAGTPIVTTDWPWHAPEFEYLEHGVNAVISEDNIETYSSSVVDVLANQDQLEKLSEGCVIASKKYTVENMVNNFVQGLVNYRESFTESNV; translated from the coding sequence ATGCGCATAGCCATTATTCATCCTTGGTTTCCTCAGTATCGTCGCGAGTTTTTCGCTCTTCTACGAGAAAAGTCTCTGGAAAACGGTTTCTTCGTTGATATTTATTATGGAGCGGCCCCACCGGAGGTCGCAGCGCGTGACGACGCAGTAGCGGATGTGTCTGCTACAGAACTGCCTACAAAATACTTTAGTGTAGGAACTAGAAGTATTGGCTATAAATCCCTGCGTGAAGTACGAAAGGCGGGTGGGTACGAATTAGTTATAGTTGAACAGGCCGTGCGCAATTTGGAAACATACGCATTACTTATTAACCCCCTTAGCCGTCATTTAGCCTTTTGGGGGCATGGGCGTACGTACACAAAGAGCGTAGGAAAGTGTCAGGAAAGACTTAAGACCCTTCTCACAAATCGAAGCGATTGGTTTTTTTCTTATACGGAAGGTGGAGCTGCCGCCGTAGCAGGCCACGGATTTCCCTCGAGCTCGGTTACCGTGGTCAACAACTCAATTGACACTCGAAGCTTGCAGAAGAGCATTGCCGATGTCAGATCGCGGGATGTCGAGGTATATAAAAAAACGATTGGTGCGCATGGACGTTTGGGGCTGTTCATGGGCGGTCTCGATCAGTCCAAGAGGATTGACTTCTTAATTGCGGCGGCAGCACGGGTGGCGGAGCAAATCCCCCACTTCAAGCTAGTCATTGCTGGCCGGGGAATTGAAGAGAGGGTTGTCGCCAAGGCAGCTGAGGAGAATGAATTTATCGTGTATGCCGGCCCTCTGGCAGGCAAGCAAAAGGCACTTGCAATGGGCGCCTCGGACGTCTTAATGATGCCCGGTCGGGTTGGGTTAGTAGCGGTCGACAGCTTTGCCGCAGGTACTCCGATAGTCACGACAGATTGGCCATGGCATGCACCAGAGTTTGAGTACCTCGAGCATGGCGTAAATGCCGTTATAAGTGAAGACAACATAGAAACCTATTCCAGCAGTGTTGTTGATGTATTAGCAAATCAAGACCAGCTCGAAAAACTTTCGGAAGGATGCGTTATTGCATCCAAAAAATATACAGTAGAAAACATGGTGAACAATTTCGTTCAAGGGTTAGTTAATTACAGAGAATCCTTCACCGAATCAAATGTTTAG
- a CDS encoding O-antigen ligase family protein, producing the protein MGVFGFSLLSLSLVQGEGGALSVLGDPVITTVSIAVLAIVAVLARVFEDRSMRRPPTLIVLLSLFFLWCVLSGVTNVRDTEQWRVFAVYSVIFLLPILYPFTHKSVPLHGLMLGSFVQILAVLVGNERISTISGIGQLSGGVQPNILALQAVSVSLFGAWIAGRSRASAAQVFIGLIASFVGLLAVVGTVSRSGLVALVFAVIIMSMLVVPLRWFILLVLPSLTLILALLGGILPSAWASDWFIRGDATSLSSLTGRTDIWSFSLSMVSAKPFMGWGFGALYAENYSGGFFLKAVEGTNAHNAWLQLAVEVGIVGAVMFLLIFVIVFMCAWRNRRTADGVIVLGMLAALFSNSLASAGFSTLGYAAILFASLISIEAWALKPKRRRRNVHIISHAKLGT; encoded by the coding sequence GTGGGTGTTTTTGGATTTTCACTGCTTTCGTTGAGTCTTGTCCAAGGCGAAGGTGGCGCTTTGTCCGTTTTGGGAGACCCTGTAATTACGACGGTTTCCATCGCTGTATTGGCCATAGTCGCTGTATTGGCTCGCGTATTTGAGGACAGGAGTATGCGGCGGCCTCCTACTCTTATTGTTCTACTTTCCTTGTTTTTTCTATGGTGCGTCCTTTCTGGGGTTACCAATGTCCGCGACACAGAGCAATGGCGAGTTTTTGCAGTTTACTCCGTAATCTTTCTGCTCCCTATTTTGTATCCATTTACGCATAAAAGCGTTCCGTTACACGGTTTAATGCTTGGTTCGTTTGTTCAGATATTAGCCGTCTTGGTTGGCAATGAGCGAATTTCCACAATATCAGGCATTGGTCAATTAAGTGGGGGAGTGCAGCCTAATATTCTTGCTTTGCAGGCGGTCAGTGTATCTCTTTTTGGCGCATGGATCGCAGGTCGTTCAAGGGCCAGCGCTGCGCAAGTATTCATAGGACTTATTGCTTCATTTGTGGGGCTTCTTGCTGTCGTGGGGACTGTCAGTCGATCTGGTCTAGTTGCACTTGTGTTTGCTGTAATTATTATGTCGATGCTGGTGGTGCCCTTGAGATGGTTCATTCTGCTTGTATTGCCGTCCTTGACTTTGATTTTAGCGTTATTGGGGGGAATATTGCCCAGCGCCTGGGCCAGTGATTGGTTTATTCGAGGGGACGCTACGTCCCTTAGTAGTTTGACAGGTCGAACGGATATTTGGTCCTTCTCGCTTTCGATGGTGTCAGCCAAGCCATTTATGGGCTGGGGATTTGGCGCATTGTACGCGGAAAATTATTCCGGTGGATTCTTCTTAAAGGCTGTGGAAGGAACCAATGCGCACAACGCTTGGTTGCAGCTGGCTGTTGAGGTGGGGATTGTTGGGGCTGTTATGTTTTTGTTGATATTCGTTATTGTTTTTATGTGTGCGTGGCGCAATCGGCGCACCGCTGACGGAGTTATTGTCCTGGGCATGCTGGCGGCATTGTTCAGCAATTCTCTGGCGAGTGCAGGATTTTCAACTCTAGGTTATGCGGCGATTCTGTTTGCTTCGCTTATTTCGATTGAGGCGTGGGCATTGAAGCCCAAGCGTAGAAGAAGAAATGTTCATATTATTTCTCACGCAAAGCTTGGGACATAG
- a CDS encoding serine acetyltransferase: MERASEKLKKDLKANERSAKGRLVMRLFRAGQMLPQPLRRFYRIIYYSGVDIVMGISLPFEADIGGGFVLRHGQGVVVSWKSRIGRNCEIHQGVTLGEKNGAAPVLGDNVTIGANAVLIGGITVGDGAYIGAGAVVTKDVPAGAIAIGTAAAIR, translated from the coding sequence ATGGAGCGAGCTTCTGAAAAGTTGAAAAAGGATTTGAAGGCCAACGAGCGTAGCGCCAAGGGGCGCCTGGTTATGCGACTTTTCCGTGCAGGACAGATGTTGCCTCAACCATTGCGGAGATTCTACCGGATTATCTACTACTCCGGTGTAGACATCGTGATGGGAATTTCTTTGCCCTTTGAGGCGGACATTGGGGGAGGGTTTGTCCTCCGCCACGGACAAGGGGTGGTGGTGTCGTGGAAATCCCGTATTGGGAGGAACTGTGAAATTCACCAAGGTGTCACACTTGGGGAAAAGAACGGCGCGGCGCCAGTTCTTGGTGATAATGTCACCATCGGAGCAAACGCTGTGCTCATTGGTGGAATAACTGTGGGGGATGGCGCCTACATCGGAGCCGGAGCTGTCGTCACGAAAGACGTTCCTGCAGGTGCCATAGCCATAGGCACTGCCGCCGCGATTCGATAG
- a CDS encoding sugar transferase: protein MLKVQENATAAYLPGAARPADSTGSTRAEAPGTSPTTTGWRRRYVTGMRAVDALAVALALMGTHLIRFQLENAGLDLGPLSVPYWTVGTALALVWWGFLELRGARDVRLIGYGLEETRQVVSATLVLFGALAIVSFAFAIPTARSYVLIALPLGLGLLIGGRFVLRDALAKERAAGESLSRTLLVGRLAGVTELHQSLRRHPMAGFDTAAVYAPTTKRQLPPELRRVELPPNALPAGESPSVDGIVATCRRHGIETVIVSQNVPLSTKEIRHLSWQLADARIRLVMETGLTDIAGPRIHMQQVAGLPLIHVATPKLSRGRALTKRAMDILLSTVALLVLSPVLLALAGIVRAHDKGPALFAQERVGQDGRRFRMLKFRSMRTDAEQVLKELKERNEGAGLLFKMKDDPRVTGPGTWMRRYSLDELPQFLNVLKGDMSLVGPRPPLPQEVAQYEDYVHRRMRVKPGITGLWQVSGRSNLDWEQSVRLDLYYVENWSPIEDMLILGRTLKAVVAKEGAY, encoded by the coding sequence ATGCTCAAGGTGCAGGAGAACGCCACCGCCGCGTACCTACCCGGTGCTGCCCGGCCCGCGGACTCGACCGGGTCCACGCGCGCCGAGGCACCGGGCACCTCCCCCACGACCACCGGCTGGCGGAGGCGCTACGTCACCGGCATGCGCGCGGTCGACGCCCTCGCCGTCGCCCTCGCCCTGATGGGCACCCACCTCATCCGCTTCCAGCTCGAGAACGCCGGCCTGGACCTCGGCCCCCTCTCGGTCCCGTACTGGACCGTCGGCACCGCCCTGGCACTGGTGTGGTGGGGCTTCCTCGAGCTGCGCGGGGCTCGCGACGTCCGGCTGATCGGCTACGGCCTCGAGGAGACCCGCCAGGTCGTCTCCGCGACGCTCGTGCTCTTCGGCGCCCTGGCCATCGTCTCCTTCGCCTTCGCCATCCCGACGGCGCGCAGCTACGTGCTCATCGCCCTCCCCCTGGGCCTGGGCCTGCTCATCGGCGGGCGGTTCGTGCTGCGTGACGCCCTGGCCAAGGAGCGCGCGGCCGGGGAGTCGCTCTCCCGCACGCTGCTCGTCGGCCGCCTGGCCGGGGTGACGGAGCTGCACCAGTCCCTGCGCCGCCACCCGATGGCCGGCTTCGACACCGCCGCCGTCTACGCCCCCACGACCAAGCGGCAGCTCCCGCCCGAGCTGCGCCGGGTCGAGCTGCCCCCGAACGCCCTGCCCGCCGGCGAATCCCCGTCCGTGGACGGCATCGTGGCCACCTGCCGCCGCCACGGCATCGAGACGGTGATCGTCTCCCAGAACGTGCCGCTGTCCACCAAGGAGATCCGCCACCTGTCCTGGCAGCTGGCCGACGCCCGCATCCGCCTGGTCATGGAGACCGGCCTGACGGACATCGCCGGCCCCCGCATCCACATGCAGCAGGTCGCCGGCCTGCCCCTGATCCACGTGGCCACCCCGAAGCTCAGCCGCGGCCGTGCCCTGACCAAGCGGGCGATGGACATCCTGCTCTCCACGGTGGCCCTGCTGGTCCTCTCCCCCGTCCTGCTGGCCCTGGCGGGCATCGTGCGGGCCCACGACAAGGGCCCGGCCCTCTTCGCCCAGGAGCGCGTGGGCCAGGACGGCCGCCGGTTCAGGATGCTGAAGTTCCGCTCCATGCGCACGGACGCCGAGCAGGTGCTGAAGGAGCTCAAGGAGCGCAACGAGGGCGCCGGCCTGCTGTTCAAGATGAAGGACGACCCCCGCGTCACCGGCCCCGGCACCTGGATGCGCCGCTACTCCCTCGACGAGCTGCCCCAGTTCCTCAACGTCCTGAAGGGCGACATGTCCCTGGTCGGTCCCCGCCCGCCCCTCCCCCAGGAGGTCGCACAGTACGAGGACTACGTCCACCGCCGCATGCGCGTGAAGCCCGGCATCACCGGTCTCTGGCAGGTCTCGGGAAGAAGCAACCTGGACTGGGAGCAGTCGGTCCGGCTGGACCTCTACTACGTGGAGAACTGGTCGCCCATCGAGGACATGCTCATTTTGGGGCGCACGCTCAAAGCCGTCGTCGCCAAGGAAGGGGCTTACTAA
- a CDS encoding sugar transferase, protein MLKKNLSVRPAAWRERYIAAMRRADALAVAGALALTQLVRFGSGQERLELGPVPVPYWAVGIALAAAWWAFLELRGARDVRLIGYGTEEYRQVVSTTLVLFGGLAIASYALGIPMARGYIVAALPTGLVLLLAGRSLVRHRLIRARRAGTAMTRTLVVGRVPGVVEMVRSLQEHPESGFAPVAVYAPSSSFVLPASLAGVDVPPNLLPAGGRPGVEDIVAACREHRIETLVLAASAPLSSEEVRHLSWYLADEHVRLVLDTGLTDVAGPRIHTQHLAGLPLIHVSTPRLSRSRLLLKRAVDVAGAATALLLLAPVMAVLALIVKRHDGGPVLFAQERTGLDGRPFRMLKFRSMYPDAEERKAALMAQNDAKGGVLFFMADDPRVTGPGKWMRKYSLDELPQFLNVLRGEMSLVGPRPPLPSEVARYEAHVHRRLRVKPGITGLWQVSGRDDLDWDQAVRLDLYYVENWSPVQDLVILARTVRAVVAKEGAH, encoded by the coding sequence ATGCTGAAGAAGAACCTGTCCGTGCGCCCGGCCGCCTGGCGCGAGCGCTACATCGCGGCGATGCGCCGCGCCGACGCGCTCGCCGTGGCCGGCGCGCTCGCGCTCACGCAGCTCGTGCGCTTCGGCTCCGGCCAGGAGCGCCTCGAGCTCGGACCCGTCCCGGTCCCGTACTGGGCCGTGGGCATCGCCCTGGCCGCGGCGTGGTGGGCATTCCTCGAGCTGCGCGGGGCCCGCGACGTCCGGCTGATCGGCTACGGCACCGAGGAGTACCGCCAGGTGGTCTCGACCACCCTCGTGCTCTTCGGCGGGCTCGCCATCGCCTCCTACGCCCTGGGCATCCCCATGGCCCGCGGCTACATCGTCGCCGCCCTGCCCACCGGCCTGGTGCTGCTGCTGGCCGGGCGCAGCCTCGTGCGCCACCGCCTGATCCGGGCCCGCCGCGCCGGCACCGCCATGACCCGCACCCTCGTGGTGGGCCGGGTCCCCGGGGTGGTCGAGATGGTGCGCTCGCTCCAGGAGCACCCGGAGTCGGGCTTCGCGCCGGTGGCGGTCTACGCCCCGTCGTCGTCGTTCGTCCTCCCCGCCTCCCTGGCGGGCGTGGACGTCCCGCCCAACCTCCTGCCGGCCGGGGGCCGGCCGGGCGTGGAGGACATCGTCGCCGCGTGCCGGGAGCACCGGATCGAGACCCTCGTGCTGGCCGCCTCCGCGCCACTGTCCTCGGAGGAGGTGCGCCACCTCTCCTGGTACCTCGCCGACGAGCACGTGCGCCTGGTCCTGGACACCGGGCTCACCGACGTCGCCGGCCCGCGCATCCACACCCAGCACCTGGCCGGGCTGCCCCTGATCCACGTCTCCACCCCGCGGCTCTCGCGCTCGCGGCTGCTGCTCAAGCGGGCGGTCGACGTCGCCGGCGCGGCCACCGCCCTGCTCCTGCTCGCCCCCGTCATGGCGGTGCTGGCGCTGATCGTGAAGCGCCACGACGGCGGGCCGGTGCTCTTCGCCCAGGAGCGCACCGGCCTCGACGGGCGCCCGTTCCGGATGCTGAAGTTCCGCTCCATGTACCCCGACGCCGAGGAGCGCAAGGCCGCCCTCATGGCGCAGAACGACGCCAAGGGCGGGGTGCTGTTCTTCATGGCGGACGACCCCCGCGTCACCGGACCGGGGAAGTGGATGCGCAAGTACTCCCTGGACGAGCTGCCCCAGTTCCTCAACGTGCTCAGGGGCGAGATGTCCCTGGTGGGCCCGCGCCCGCCCCTGCCCAGCGAGGTCGCCCGGTACGAGGCCCACGTCCACCGCCGGCTGCGGGTCAAGCCCGGGATCACCGGGCTGTGGCAGGTCTCCGGGCGCGACGACCTCGACTGGGACCAGGCCGTGCGCCTGGACCTCTACTACGTGGAGAACTGGTCCCCGGTCCAGGACCTGGTCATCCTCGCCCGCACCGTGCGCGCGGTGGTGGCCAAGGAGGGCGCCCACTAG
- a CDS encoding WecB/TagA/CpsF family glycosyltransferase produces the protein MLKHQRQLSRTGEIEIPVSGVRVTPMDAGELLRWIDATWGQRRKAAILAHNLHSLYTWEVNPVFRAFYEQAEVVLTDGFPVLKLAKWRSGRDLSAKRHRLGTLDWLPGLMSETPVRRVAVVGATPEGNARTVGLLQAQAPERTVRGWAGEGWNPALEERVVAELQEFAPDFVIVGLGMPLQEEMLSRRWAELPPAIYAAVGGGIDEYAGIQKPPPRWLGPLGLEWAYRLVTQPRRLGHRYVVEPWLLAGHLARKAVRGERARG, from the coding sequence ATGCTCAAGCACCAGAGGCAGCTCAGCCGCACCGGCGAGATCGAGATCCCGGTCAGCGGGGTGCGCGTCACGCCGATGGACGCCGGCGAGCTGCTGCGCTGGATCGACGCCACGTGGGGGCAGCGGCGCAAGGCCGCGATCCTCGCCCACAACCTGCACAGTCTCTACACGTGGGAGGTCAACCCGGTCTTCCGCGCCTTCTACGAGCAGGCCGAGGTGGTGCTCACCGACGGCTTCCCGGTCCTGAAGCTCGCGAAGTGGCGCTCCGGGCGCGACCTCTCCGCGAAGCGCCACCGCCTCGGCACGCTGGACTGGCTGCCCGGTCTGATGAGCGAGACGCCGGTGCGGCGCGTCGCCGTCGTCGGCGCCACCCCCGAGGGCAACGCGCGCACGGTCGGCCTGCTCCAGGCCCAGGCCCCGGAGCGGACGGTCCGCGGCTGGGCGGGGGAGGGGTGGAACCCTGCCCTCGAGGAGCGCGTGGTCGCCGAGCTGCAGGAGTTCGCCCCCGACTTCGTCATCGTGGGCCTGGGCATGCCGCTGCAGGAGGAGATGCTGAGCCGCCGCTGGGCCGAGCTGCCCCCGGCGATCTACGCGGCCGTGGGCGGCGGGATCGACGAGTACGCCGGGATCCAGAAGCCCCCGCCCCGCTGGCTCGGGCCCCTGGGCCTGGAGTGGGCCTACCGGCTCGTCACCCAGCCGCGCCGGCTGGGCCACCGCTACGTCGTCGAGCCGTGGCTGCTCGCCGGGCACCTTGCGCGCAAGGCCGTGCGGGGGGAGCGCGCGCGGGGCTGA
- a CDS encoding 50S ribosomal protein L25/general stress protein Ctc: protein MVETIQIPAETRTDFGKGYARRIRANDQIPAVVYGHGAEPKHVIIPGHITMLAVRNRNAVLELQLDGGKELVMVKDIQRHATRPEILHIDLLAVRRGEKVEAEIPVHVIGEVAPGAVHNVEENTLTVEAEALNMPESLTINLDGHAAGDHVYAADVRLPQGVTMVSDPELLVVNVSEPQAAELPEEGEESAEAGAAAPQGDVVEENEA from the coding sequence ATGGTCGAGACCATCCAGATCCCCGCCGAGACCCGCACCGACTTCGGCAAGGGCTACGCCCGCCGCATCCGCGCCAACGACCAGATCCCCGCGGTCGTCTACGGCCACGGCGCCGAGCCCAAGCACGTGATCATCCCCGGCCACATCACCATGCTCGCGGTCCGCAACCGCAACGCCGTGCTCGAGCTGCAGCTCGACGGCGGCAAGGAGCTCGTGATGGTCAAGGACATCCAGCGCCACGCCACCCGCCCGGAGATCCTCCACATCGACCTTCTCGCCGTGCGCCGCGGCGAGAAGGTCGAGGCCGAGATCCCCGTCCACGTCATCGGCGAGGTCGCCCCGGGCGCCGTGCACAACGTCGAGGAGAACACCCTCACCGTCGAGGCCGAGGCGCTGAACATGCCCGAGTCCCTCACCATCAACCTGGACGGCCACGCCGCCGGCGACCACGTCTACGCCGCCGACGTCCGCCTGCCCCAGGGCGTCACCATGGTCTCCGACCCCGAGCTGCTCGTGGTCAACGTCTCCGAGCCGCAGGCCGCCGAGCTGCCCGAGGAGGGCGAGGAGTCCGCCGAGGCCGGCGCCGCCGCCCCGCAGGGCGACGTCGTCGAGGAGAACGAGGCCTGA